One Fusarium musae strain F31 chromosome 6, whole genome shotgun sequence DNA segment encodes these proteins:
- the GAR1_2 gene encoding H/ACA snoRNP pseudouridylase subunit, whose amino-acid sequence MAPSSFKLNTGQEIPALGLGTWQSPAGEVEKAVAYALKDGYKLIDCAYCYGNEEEVGAGLKAAFEAGVKREDIFVVTKVWATYNTRPELGLDKSLKALGLDYVDLFLVHWPLLLNPEGNDDKFPKKADGSRDVIRDYNHVDGWKLMEKLPATGKTRGVGVCNYSKKYLEELLPHATIIPAVNQIENHPSLPQQEIVDFCKEKGIHIEAYSPFGSTGGPVMTAEPVVKIAEKKGVSASTVLLSYHGMSHELVRESYNANSVEVARGSTVLAKSVTPERITANKTIVDLDDEDMKALNDYSEDLVKKGEVKRYVYPPFGIDFGFPDKS is encoded by the exons ATGGCTCCCTCTTctttcaagctcaacactGGCCAGGAGATTCCTGCCCTTGGTCTCG GTACCTGGCAGTCTCCCGCTGGCGAGGTCGAGAAGGCCGTCGCATACGCTCTCAAGGACGGTTACAAGCTGATCGACTGTGCCTACTGCTACGGAAACGAAGAGGAGGTTGGTGCTGGTCTCAAGGCTGCTTTCGAGGCTGGTGTCAAGCGTGAGGATATCTTTGTTGTCACCAAAGTCTGGGCTACTTACAACACCCGACCtgagcttggtcttgacaagaGTCTGAAggctcttggccttgactaCGTTGATCTCTTCCTTGTG CACtggcctcttctcctcaaccccGAGGGTAACGACGACAAGTTCCCCAAGAAGGCTGATGGTTCCCGAGATGTTATCCGAGACTACAATCACGTCGATGGCTGGAAGCTCATGGAGAAGCTCCCTGCTACTGGCAAGACCCGTGGTGTCGGTGTCTGCAAC TACAGCAAGAAGTACCTCGAGGAGCTTCTGCCTCATGCCACTATCATCCCCGCCGTCAACCAGATCGAGAACCACCCCAGTCTCCCCCAACAGGAGATTGTTGACTTCTGCAAAGAGAAAGGCATTCACATTGAGGCCTACAGCCCCTTTGGCAGCACTGGTGGCCCCGTCATGACTGCTGAGCCTGTAGTCAAgattgctgagaagaagggtgtcTCTGCCTCTACTGTCCTCCTCAGCTACCATGGTATGTCACATGAACTTGTTCGCGAAAGTTACAATGCTAACAGTGTTGAAGTCGCCCGTGGAAGCACTGTCCTCGCCAAGTCCGTCACCCCCGAGCGTATCACCGCCAACAAGACCATTGTCGACCTCGACGACGAGGACATGAAGGCTCTGAACGACTACTCCGAGGAccttgtcaagaagggtgagGTCAAGCGATATGTCTACCCTCCCTTCGGCATCGACTTCGGTTTCCCCGACAAGTCATGA
- a CDS encoding hypothetical protein (EggNog:ENOG41), which yields MAASFFSLEGQTALVTGGTRGIGQAVAIGLAEAGADVILVQRDTTSQSTKESIEKLGRKAFIYTADLSSQESVAGLVPKMLADGHQIRILVNCAGIQRRHPCEVFPDSDFNEVIQVNLNSVFALCRDVGAHMLNLEPSPITGRRGSIINFASLLTFQGGFTVPAYAASKGAVGQVTKSFANEWTSRGITVNAIAPGYIATDMNEALLANPERLASITSRIPAGNWGSPDDFKGTAVYLASKASGYVSGHVLVVDGGWMGR from the exons ATGgctgcttctttcttctcccttGAGGGCCAAACTGCTCTCGTAACTGGCGGTACACGCGGTATTGGCCAGGCCGTAGCAATTGGTCTTGCTGAAGCTGGTGCCGATGTTATTCTTGTTCAG CGAGATACCACATCACAATCGACAAAAGAGTCtatcgagaagcttggccGAAAGGCTTTCATCTACACAGCCGATCTATCATCGCAAGAATCAGTTGCTGGGCTCGTGCCTAAGATGCTCGCCGATGGACATCAGATTCGCATTCTGGTGAACTGCGCTGGTATTCAGCGACGACACCCTTGTGAAGTCTTCCCCGACAGCGACTTCAATGAG GTCATCCAAGTAAACCTCAACTCCGTCTTCGCCCTCTGCCGCGACGTCGGCGCCCACATGCTCAACCTCGAACCCTCACCTATCACCGGCCGTCGcggcagcatcatcaacttcgCTTCCCTCCTGACCTTCCAGGGCGGTTTCACTGTCCCCGCCTACGCTGCCTCCAAGGGTGCGGTAGGCCAAGTCACCAAGAGTTTCGCCAACGAGTGGACCTCAAGGGGCATCACCGTAAACGCCATTGCTCCCGGTTACATCGCTACCGACATGAACGAGGCTCTTCTCGCCAACCCAGAACGTCTTGCTTCTATAACTTCCAGAATTCCCGCTGGTAACTGGGGCTCACCAGATGATTTCAAGGGTACGGCTGTGTATCTGGCGAGTAAGGCCAGTGGGTATGTGAGTGGGCATGTGTTGGTCGTCGATGGTGGTTGGATGGGCCGATAA
- a CDS encoding hypothetical protein (EggNog:ENOG41), which yields MAQDGMFSANLLSSEVSAALPEGYALRALRKSDFNSGFLDCLRVLTTVGDITEADFAKQYDDMLAAGSYYIIIIEDTSRGDKPVVGTGALITERKFIHSLGAVGHIEDIAVAKDQQGKKLGLRIIQALDHIAEQVGCYKSILDCSEANEGFYVKCGFRRAGLQMAHYYEGSKGKSQ from the exons ATGGCTCAAGACGGCATGTTCAGCGCAAACCTCCTCTCCTCTGAGGTCAGCGCCGCTCTCCCCGAGGGTTATGCTCTGCGCGCCCTGCGAAAGTCAGACTTTAACAGCGGTTTCCTCGACTGTCTGCGTGTCTTGACCACCGTTGGCGACATCACCGAAGCCGACTTCGCCAAGCAGTACGACGACATGCTCGCTGCTGGCAGTTACTACATTATCATCATTGAGGATACTTCACGAGGCGACAAGCCTGTAGTTGGAACTGGCGCCTTGATCACTGAGCGCAAGTT CATTCACAGCTTGGGCGCCGTAGGCCACATCGAAGATATCGCCGTCGCAAAGGACCAGCAGGGCAAAAAGCTCGGTCTACGAATCATCCAAGCCCTGGACCACATCGCCGAGCAAGTCGGCTGCTACAAGAGCATTCTCGACTGCAGCGAAGCCAACGAGGGTTTCTACGTCAAGTGTGGCTTCCGAAGAGCAGGCCTCCAGATGGCCCACTACTATGAGGGCTCAAAGGGTAAATCCCAGTGA
- a CDS encoding hypothetical protein (CAZy:GH43) has translation MAPLITNVYSADPSAHVFNGKIYVYPSHDRETDIKFNDNGDQYDMADYHVFSTESLDPPAEVVDHGVVLKTEDIPWVSKQLWAPDAAEKNGKFYLYFPARDKQGIFRIGVAVGDKPEGPFTPDPEPIKGSYSIDPASFVDEDGQAYLYFGGLWGGQLQCYQKGNDIFDPEWQGPKEVSGEGVPAQGPRVAKLTEDMHQFADEVKEIQILDPESGKPILGDDHDRRFFEAAWMHKRNGKYYFSYSTGDTHFLCFATGDSPYGPFTYGGRILEPVLGWTTHHSIVEFKGKTYLFYHDCELSKGVDHLRSVKAKEIFYDDDGKIITTTAD, from the coding sequence ATGGCgcctctcatcaccaacgtcTACAGCGCCGACCCTTCGGCGCATGTCTTTAATGGCAAGATCTACGTCTATCCTTCTCACGATCGTGAGACTGATATCAAGTTcaacgacaatggcgatCAATACGACATGGCCGATTACCATGTCTTCAGCACTGAGAGCCTCGACCCACCAGCTGAGGTCGTCGACCACGGTGTTGTTCTAAAGACAGAAGACATCCCCTGGGTTTCTAAGCAACTCTGGGCTCCCGATGCCGCTGAGAAGAACGGCAAATTCTACCTCTACTTCCCCGCCAGAGATAAGCAGGGAATCTTCCGCATCGGCGTTGCTGTCGGTGACAAGCCCGAGGGACCTTTCACTCCCGACCCAGAGCCCATTAAGGGAAGCTACAGCATTGACCCTGCAAGCTTcgtggatgaggatggacaAGCGTACCTTTACTTCGGAGGTCTTTGGGGTGGGCAGTTGCAATGCTACCAGAAGGGTAATGATATCTTTGACCCCGAGTGGCAGGGTCCTAAGGAGGTTAGCGGCGAGGGTGTTCCCGCCCAAGGACCAAGAGTAGCCAAGCTCACTGAGGACATGCACCAATTCGCAGATGAAGTCAAGGAGATTCAAATCCTCGATCCTGAGTCTGGTAAGCCTATTCTGGGAGATGATCATGACCGACGTTTCTTTGAGGCTGCGTGGATGCACAAGAGGAATGGAAAGTACTACTTCTCGTACTCAACAGGCGATACACACTTCCTGTGCTTCGCTACTGGAGACAGCCCATATGGACCTTTCACTTACGGTGGACGTATCCTGGAGCCTGTGCTGGGATGGACGACACATCACTCTATTGTCGAGTTCAAGGGCAAGACATATCTCTTCTACCACGACTGCGAGTTGAGCAAGGGTGTGGATCACTTGAGAtctgtcaaggccaaggaaatCTTCtatgacgatgatggcaagatcatcaCCACTACAGCTGATTAG
- a CDS encoding hypothetical protein (EggNog:ENOG41) produces the protein MAPIKPLSGQFLGEQPDKPVPRVPKSPSRTAQIQAQNRRREYLSRHPSYFDNLEHELAAPNLTLPLDPVLYERLVKRFQSASEREAEGKAKGYGRTLEADLQRGELKLSRLKDGDIENSGGDLEHPWEKPAADKAHGLLLWHAFLEERFVHGLDEDFDYKPVDADEDLDTMIRRDAQDAWFDDEEPSWIDEDECSAQLPTRQGETGVQDF, from the exons ATGGCTCCTATAAAACCTCTAAGCGGGCAATTTCTAGGCGAGCAACCAGACAAGCCCGTCCCGCGCGTGCCCAAATCTCCATCTCGGACTGCACAGATTCAGGCGCAGAACCGAAGGCGAGAGTACCTCAGTCGACATCCGTCATACTTTGATAACCTGGAGCACGAGCTCGCTG CTCCCAACCTGACTTTGCCCCTAGATCCCGTGCTGTACGAGCGGCTAGTAAAGAGGTTCCAGTCTGCTTCGGAGCGTGAAGCTGAGGGCAAAGCAAAAGGCTATGGCAGAACCCTCGAGGCTGACTTGCAACGTGGAGAGCTCAAGCTATCGCGGCTGAAAGATGGTGACATTGAGAACTCGGGCGGTGATCTTGAGCATCCATGGGAGAAACCAGCGGCAGACAAAGCCCATGGCCTTCTTCTATGGCATGCATTTCTTGAAGAGCGTTTCGTTCATGGTCTAGACGAAGACTTTGACTACAAGCCCGTTGACGCagatgaagatcttgataCCATGATCAGAAGAGACGCTCAAGATGCCTGGTTCGACGACGAAGAACCAAGTTGGatagatgaggatgaatgCTCAGCACAGCTACCGACAAGACAAGGCGAGACTGGAGTCCAAGACTTCTAG
- a CDS encoding hypothetical protein (BUSCO:EOG09260FFP) gives MGATDIASRLRAKFTKRRHSTAGSQASSSRSITDTTSSSFGSRHLWDRDRSRARDGDGDHSSQRAVSNSRGTVSSRHGMTATPDGSHRQREDGDDVSEAPKSSSNSNSNSNSESTAKSSSEIGAEAAVPPANDNSTAPDTTSEPLKQPSPPIDQQSLDDLDEEPDTTATSSSDQLPPHSDLHPPQPHPRLHFNQPLLLSPSLHPPEQPSPSRLRQASSNLDRIHEDSQDLEPPSPTARPRKVASLELDAGSELAGHNDDDVLSLDQAPNSPKSAAFVPLAAATSTTFVAPSPGLPTAGTPGSPSRPAPPPRRQSLLSNRQTTLINTLLSPPVNEPGYSQNTTYAPINGNMVTRKIWVKRPHASPTLVTVNEDDLVDDVRDMILRKYSNSLGRSFDSPDINIRIIPRDQHSERVLNPEEPMGRTLDAYYPGGQTVEEALVIDIPRRPPKASPRPVVPAYVGNIYYSEDGRPTETSDGYFPSVAAHPGAVGSPHLPVAVPAHVNPQAPHSIAVLGTGHIPPIPSPGRSRAYRDRPDRPRLGRTHTSSPTLLANGSAVSLAAAAAANHANHDQPGMPPAAPPLPTPPAPEPSAVRVSTPPVRPTSPRPTAKTKKSKKAEHPSLPPGMLNGGVPPINVLIVEDNPINLKLLEAFVKRLKVRWSTAMNGRDAVKKWRTGGFHLVLMDIQLPVMNGLEATREIRRLERVNSIGVFSSSPDGVVTTENPDELDDKDRLQNPSLFKSPVIIVALTASSLQSDRHEALAAGCNDFLTKPVNFVWLERKVMEWGCMQALIDFDGWRKWKEISQEAEESAAAKKAAVAAAKAKSKKNRLSMTKPG, from the exons ATGGGAGCTACTGATATCGCCTCGCGCCTTCGAGCCAAGTTCACCAAAAGGCGACACTCGACGGCGGGTTCACAGGCATCTTCCAGTCGGAGCATTACCGACACCACCTCGTCGTCGTTCGGGAGTCGTCACCTATGGGATCGCGATCGTTCTCGAGCTCGTGACGGAGATGGGGACCATTCGTCTCAGCGGGCCGTGAGCAATTCGAGGGGCACCGTGAGTAGCCGACATGGCATGACAGCGACGCCCGATGGTTCGCATCGACAacgagaagatggcgatgatgtctCAGAAGCACCAAAGTCGAGttcaaactcaaactcaaaTTCAAATTCAGAGTCGACAGCCAAGAGTTCCTCGGAAATAGGTGCTGAAGCAGCGGTCCCACCCGCTAACGACAATTCCACAGCACCCGACACCACGAGTGAGCCACTGAAACAGCCGTCTCCGCCTATAGATCAGCAGAGCCTCGATGACCTGGATGAAGAGCCTGATACAACCGCCACTAGCTCTAGCGACCAGCTCCCGCCCCATAGTGATCTGCACCCGCCACAACCTCATCCAAGACTTCACTTCAATCAACCACTGTTGCTCTCTCCCTCACTTCATCCTCCGGAACAGCCTTCACCATCGCGTCTGCGCCAGGCAAGCTCCAATCTCGACCGTATCCACGAAGACTCCCAGGACTTGGAACCCCCTTCACCTACTGCGCGCCCAAGAAAGGTCGCAAGTCTTGAATTGGACGCTGGTTCTGAGCTTGCTGGTCACAATGACGACGACGTGCTGAGTCTCGACCAAGCTCCCAACTCTCCAAAGTCTGCCGCCTTTGTGCCTCTGGCGGCAGCAACCTCGACGACATTTGTCGCCCCGTCTCCTGGCCTTCCAACAGCTGGGACCCCTGGCTCTCCATCACGACCAGCCCCGCCGCCCCGGCGACAGAGCTTGCTATCGAATCGCCAGACGACATTGATCAATACGCTCCTTTCACCACCCGTGAACGAACCTGGATACAGCCAGAACACCACATACGCGCCTATTAACGGAAATATGGTGACCCGAAAGATCTGGGTCAAGCGGCCTCATGCCTCGCCGACCCTCGTTACCGTCAACGAAGATGACCTGGTCGATGATGTCCGCGATATGATTCTACGTAAATACTCAAACTCACTCGGTCGAAGCTTCGACTCTCCAGACATTAACATACGCATTATTCCTCGCGATCAACATTCAGAACGTGTCCTCAACCCTGAGGAGCCAATGGGCCGGACTCTCGATGCTTATTATCCAGGTGGACAAACCGTTGAAGAAGCTCTGGTAATTGACATTCCAAGGCGTCCACCTAAAGCTTCCCCGCGCCCCGTCGTTCCAGCCTATGTTGGAAACATCTACTACAGCGAGGACGGTCGGCCTACGGAAACAAGTGATGGCTATTTTCCATCTGTCGCCGCCCATCCTGGCGCTGTCGGCTCACCACATCTTCCAGTTGCAGTTCCGGCGCATGTTAATCCTCAGGCCCCGCACTCAATCGCAGTGTTAGGGACTGGCCACATTCCACCTATTCCGTCGCCTGGTAGATCACGCGCATATCGCGATCGTCCGGATCGTCCCAGATTAGGCCGCACACATACATCGTCCCCAACACTGCTTGCCAATGGCTCTGCCGTGTCACTggctgccgccgccgccgcgaATCATGCGAACCACG ATCAACCTGGTATGCCACCTGCTGCCCCTCCTCTCCCGACGCCTCCCGCCCCAGAACCTTCGGCAGTCCGTGTATCGACACCTCCGGTCAGGCCAACTTCACCTCGACCTACGGCGAaaaccaagaagagcaagaaagccGAACATCCTAGTTTACCACCGGGCATGCTCAATGGCGGCGTGCCTCCTATCAACGTCCTGATTGTGGAAGATAACCCTATCAACTTGAAACTCTTGGAAGCCTTTGTGAAGCGCCTCAAGGTGCGATGGTCAACCGCCATGAATGGAAGAGATGCTGTGAAGAAGTGGAGGACTGGCGGATTTCATTTGGTTCTAATGGATATCCAACTTCCAGTCATGAACGGTCTCGAAGCGACTCGGGAAATCAGAAGATTAGAAAGAGTCAACTCAATTGgtgtcttttcatcatcaccagatGGTGTGGTTACGACGGAAAACCCCGACGAACTCGATGACAAAGACCGCCTACAGAATCCATCCTTGTTCAAGAGTCCTGTGATTATTGTCGCTTTGACTGCTAGCTCCTTACAGAGTGACCGACACGAAGCTCTAGCCGCTGGCTGTAACGACTTTTTGACCAAG CCCGTCAATTTTGTCTGGCTAGAGCGCAAGGTAATGGAGTGGGGTTGCATGCAAGCCCTCATCGACTTTGATGGCTGGCGCAAGTGGAAAGAGATTTCTcaagaggctgaagagagCGCCGCTGCTAAGAAGGCAGCCGTCGCCGCAGCCAAAGCTAAATCAAAGAAGAATCGACTCTCGATGACCAAACCCGGCTGA